ATCTTTTGCCGTTGGTTTTTTATGGTTTCCGTATAAAGAAATAATAGGTAAGCCCGTTTTTGCATCTACACTATTATCTACTTTTTCGGCAGCATCGGCTTTACCTCTAAATCCGTGTTCAGGAGAAAATACTTTACTTATTTTAATGTTTAATTGTAATAAAGAATCAATAAGGTGAGTGTGTCCATCTTTTTTAAAAATTACAGATGTTTGATTGGCCACTACACCAATTTTATAATTTTTTAACAAAGGCAAATAGGCTTTTGTATGGTTTGCAGCCACTATAATTTCGTTTTTTATAGATTTATTTTGTGCTTTACACGAGGATAGTGTAGCAAAGGAGAAAAATACAAGAATTAAAAATGTATTTTTGAAAACCAATTTAAAAGGCATAAGCATTTGAATTTCGAATTATTTATAGCTAATAGACTTACAAAGTCTCAGGAATATAAAAATAGTGTTTCATCCCCAATCATAAAAATAGCAATAATAGCTATAGCATTGGGTATGATGATGATGTTAATTTCTATTGCTACAGGAGTTGGGTTACAGAGAAGAATTAGAGATAAAGTAGCAGGGTTTAACGGTCATATTGTAATTAGTAACTACGATAACAATCAATCTAAAACCACACAGAAACCTATAGATATTCATCAAAAGTTTTATCCAAAGTTTACTACCGTTTCTGGAATTAATCACGTTCAAGTTTTTGCAACAAGAGCCGGAATTATTAGAACAGAAAAATCTTTTGAAGGCGTTGTTTTAAAAGGAGTTGATAAAGATTATGATTGGTCTTTTTTTAAAGAATATTTAGTAGCAGGAAAAGTACCTGTTTTTGGTGATAAGATTTCTAAAGAAGTAATAGTTTCTAAATTGATAGCCGATAGAATGCACTTTAAAGTAGGGGATTCTTTTGATACTTTTTTTATTAAAGAAGATCCTAATACTTTACCAAGCCGAAGAGTTTATAAAATTTCAGGAATTTATGATACCGGTTTTGAGGAGTTTGATAAAAACATCATGATTGGAGATATCAATCAAGTTAGGGGATTAAATAAATGGAAAAATGATCAAGTAGGTGGTTTTGAGGTTTTTGTAAACGATTTTAATGAAATTGATAAAAAATCAAAAGAAATTTATCAAGAGATTGATGTTACTTTAGATAGCCAAAGTTTATTTGAACAGTATCCACAAATTTTTGAATGGTTACAGTTGTTTGATGGCAACATTGCGGTCATCATTATTATTATGATTATTGTAGCTGGGATTAATATGATTACAGCTTTGTTGGTATTAATTTTAGAGAGAACCCAAATTATAGGTGTTTTAAAAACCTTAGGAGCTAAGAGTTGGTCTATTCGTAAAATATTTTTATACAATGCTTCGTATATTATTGGTAGAGGCTTGTTAATAGGAAATGTTGTGGGCTTATTATTTATTTACTTACAATATCAGTTTAAGTTTATCACTTTAGATCCTCAGAACTATTATGTACATGTAGCACCGGTGTATATTACATTCTCACAAATTATTTTACTAAACATTGGAACACTGGTTTTATGTGTTTTAATGATGTTGATTCCTTCTTATATTATTACAAGAATTAGTCCGGCACAATCTGTAAAATTCTCATAAAAAAACCTCCATTGGGGATGGAGGTTTTTTCAAACTAAACTATCTAAACTATGAAAAACTATTTTGTTTTTATACTTAATAGATATTCAAGTACTATGCCAAGAATTACTTTTGGGATAAAATAAACCAATATTTTATTTGACTAAAATTCATAAAAAAACCTCCATTGGGGCTGGAGGTTTTTTTAACTAACTAAACTATTTAAACTATGAAAAACTATTTTGTTTTATACTTAATAGATATTCAAGTACTATGCCAAGAATTACTTTTGGGATAAAATAAACCAATATTTTATCTGACTAAAATTCATAAAAAAACCTCCATTGGGGGTGGAGGTTTTTTCAAACTAACTAAAACTATTTAAACTATGAAAAAACTAATGTTGTTTTAACATAAACTGTAAACAACAATTACTGTGCCAAAAAATCAAAACAAGAATTTTTTTAATGAAAATTGATGTAAATTTTTAGGGCATAAAAAAAACTCCATTGGGGATGGAGGTTTTTTTTAAACTAACTAAACTATCTAAACTATGAAAAACTATTTTGTTTTCTATAATTATAGTTAAACAAGTATCGTGCCAAAAAATTAATTTACGTGTTTTTTTGCGTGATAAGAAGATCTTACCAAGGCAGAACTTTCTACGTGTTTAAAACCTAAAGATTTTGCGTAGACTTCATATTCTTTAAAAAGTTCTGGTGTAATATATTCTTTAACAGGTAAATGTTTTTTACTTGGTTGTAAATATTGTCCTAAAGTCACAACATCTACGTTAGCATTTGCTAAATCTCTAAGACTTTCAAAAACTTCTTCTTTCTTTTCTCCTAAACCTAGCATAATACCAGATTTGGTTCTGCGCTGTCCTTGTGCTTTAATATATCTTAATACTTCTAAACTTCTGTCGTATTGTGCTTGTATACGCACTTCACGAGTTAACCTACGAACTGTTTCTAGGTTATGAGAAATTACTTCAGGAGCAGCAGTAATTAATCTGTCAATATTTTTAGTGTCTCCTTGGAAATCTGGAATTAAAGTTTCCATGGTAGTGTTAGGGTTTGCTCTACGGATTGCAGCTATTGTTTCTGCCCAAATAATAGAACCACCATCTTTTAAATCATCTCTATCTACAGAGGTAATAACGGCATGTTCAATACTCATAATTTTTATAGAACGAGCAACTTTTTCTGGTTCATCCCATTCAACCGTTTCTGGTTTTCCCGTTTTTACACCACAAAAACCACAAGATCTTGTACAAATATTTCCTAAAATCATAAAGGTAGCAGTTCCATCACCCCAACATTCACCCATGTTAGGACAACTACCACTAGTACAAATAGTGTTTAGTTTGTATTTATCTACCAATCCACGTAATTCAGTGTATTTTTTTCCAACAGGTAATTTAACTCTTAGCCAATCTGGTTTTTTATTTCCAACAGGAATAGTTCCTGGATTTGTTGTGTTATTTGCTTTGTTTGGTAATACAGATTTAAATGTAGTTGATTCCGTACTCATATCTTTTTATTTGGGCAGTAAAGATACAAAAAGTGAATAGGATGAAGTAAAAACTACAGGAATAAAGAAACTTCTAACGAGATTCTCTTTTTTTGTATAAATCTTTATAAAATATGATTTAATATTTAGCAATCTATATTCAGGAGTTTACTAAAACAAAGTGGTTAAATACCAAGCGCTAAAGGCAATTAAAAAAAGAATTCCTAACAAAGAAAGTATTTTTAAAAATAATTTTGGTTGATAGGCTACAGGTGTGTACTCACTTGTAATTAGTTTGTAATTTAAAATTGCAAAGAAAGGAGCTGTTAAAAAACTTAAAATAGTTGCTATTTTAATTAAGGTTAACATTTGGTCTGTAAAAAAGGAAATTATAATAATGGTTCCTATGGATAAAAATAAAATCCACAAAGTATAAGCGTGTTTGGTCTTTTTAAAGTTTAAGAGTTCTGCAGTGGTTTGCATAGCTCTTGGGGAGGCATCTAAAGCAGTAATAGTAGTACTAAACATGGTGGTAAATGCAGCTACGGCAATAAATATAAAGGCGGTTCCTCCAATGTTTTTGGTGTACATTTCTATCAATTGTTTGCTAAAACCTAAAGCTCCGTTAGAAAAAACTTCTCCACTGTTAAACATAACCAAAGCCCCCATGCCTAAAAAACATACTCCAAGAATTAAGGTTGATATATATCCTGCATTAAAATCTAATAAAGTAGTTTTTAAACTTCTTTTTTGTGGACATTGATTTTGTTTGGCTTGTGACCAAAGTGATTGCCAAATAGAAACATCTAAAGGAGCGGGCATCCAACCTAAAAAGGCAATTAGAAATGCTATTTCTACACCTTCAAAATGAAATTTTTGAGTCCAATTTACAGGAATGTTATTTTTGCTTGAAGCTATAAATAATGCCCCAATTGTGGTGATGGTTAAAGTTAAAACAATAATTTTCATCACCTTATCTAAAAATTGATAACGACCAATTAAAAGTATAATAGCACTAATGAATGTGATGATGATGCTTATTGTTGTTGCATTTCCATCAAGTCCAAAGATATTCATAGCCAGTCCGGCAGTAACCAAAGTAACAGCAGCTTGAATGGTAAACATAGAAGCAAGGTTAATCATGTAATATGCAACTAAAGTTCCTTTGTGTAGTTTACCATATCCGTTTAATAAATTTTCTCCTGTGGCATTGGCATATCTTGCACCAAACTGAAAGAACGGATATTTAACAATGTGTACAGCTATTAAAGCCCACAAGAGGCTAAATCCAAAATCTGCTCCAGCCCTTGTAGATTGTACCAAATGAGACACACCAATAGCGGCTCCGGCAAATAATAATCCAGGGCCTAAAGCTTGAATTTTATTTTTAATTTTCATTTTCGGAGTTGGTAATAATTTCAGCCAATAATTTTTTTGCTCTTAATAATTTTACCTTAACGTTATTAATTGGCTCATCAAGGTGGTTGGCAATTTCAATATAAGTCATGTCCTGAAAGTATCTTAGGTTGATAACTTTTTGATATTTAACTTTTAACTTTTTTATGTTTCTTTTAAGTTCTGCTAAATTTTGCTCAATAATAATTTTATCCTCTGGAGATGGATTTGCATCTGACAAGCCATAAACTTCATTATTTTGATCTTGTAAAGAAATAGTAATGTTTTTTTGCTTTCTTAACTCATCAATCAACAAGTTTTTTGCAATGGTAAAAATCCATGTTCTAAAGCCATAGTCATCATTATAAGTATCTATTTTATCAAAAGCTTTAGAAAAAGTAATAATGGTAATGTCTTCTGCATCAATAGTATCATCACTAATTTTAGATTGTAAAAATGTAAAGACATCATTCCAATATAAATTTAGTAGATAATTATATGCAGTTTGATCTCCTCTTTTGGCAGCTTTGATATGAGTAAATAAAATATCTTCTGAGGTCATGACCACTTTTGAGGTTTGTGAATATTATTGTAAATAAAAATGTATAGCTGAAAAAACAACAAGCATATGTCTAAAATAGGTGTAAAAAGTACAAGTCCTTTTTCTTTTAGTTTTTTGGCTGCAATTCCTACAACAATATATTCACTTATAAGTTTAATTGCAATTAATCCTGCAATAATTAATTGATAATTAGTATTGTCTACATATATAAGACTAGCAGGCAATACCAACCAAAACAATAATCTATTAAATGTATAAAGTCCTAAAAGGAATTTATGTAATGGTTTATATAGGTTTGCTGTGCTTATATGTCTCCTTTTTTGTGTTGTCCAGCTTTTTCTATCTAATTTGGGAGGAGATGTAGTATGTGCATTTTCATCAAAACAAATGGCGGTATTTTGCTTGTTGGCAATTTGGTTGATTAACAAATCATCATCACCCGACATTACTCTAATGTGTTGATGAAATCCTTTGTTCTTTAAAAACAAAGTTTTGCTATACATTAAATTTCTCCCAACACCCATATATGGAATTCCTATTTGTGCAAATGAAAAATATTGTAAAGCAGTCATTAAAGTTTCATAACGAATCATTTTGTTGATAAAACTTTTTGGAATGTCTTGGTAGGCACCATAACCTAAAACTACTTCTTTGTTTTGGGTAAATTGATTAGCCATTTCTTGAATCCAATACTCGCTATTGGGTTGACAATCGGCATCGGTTAATAATAAGCAATCGTGTTTAGCAGCTTTTATTCCTAGTGTTAAGGCATATTTTTTATTTCCATAAAAATAATCTGTTTCTTGAATGGTAACTACTTTTACAAAATCATATTGTTGCTCATATGTTTCAAAAATATCAGCAGTTTCATCATAAGATCTATCATTAATCAAAACCAATTCAAACTCATCGTATTTTTGATTGATTAAATAAGGTAAATAGTTTTTTAAGTTTTCAGCTTCGTTTTTGGCACAAACAATTACAGAAACAGGAATGTTGTTGTTTGCTTTTTGAGAGGTTTTTGTAAAGTTAAAAAAGTTGAACACAATAGTGTAGTAACCAAAATGTATCATCGTAATGAGTATACATATTGATAAAAGTATAATGGTCATAAAAGCTTATGCTGTATTATTTAAGTTATTTGTTTTCGCAGTCTTCTGGCATTTTACCACAAAAACCACATGGTTCTCCAGATTCGTTAAATTGAGAGTTTTGACTGGCACAAGTACCAGAAAATTTACCATCTTTTTTACCCCATATTTTAATGGCAATTCCTGCAAAAGCTAAGGCTAATAAACCAAGTGAAATTAAGAATAGTTTCATAAAATTAATTTTAACAAAGATACAATTTTTTACGGTTATTCCTTTTTTAGAACCTATACTTTTAAGTGTTATATTTTGTAGAATTTTTAATTCTATAGAGTTTAAATACAGTTATAAACACTAGTGTTTTTTATGCAAGTAGCTAATAAATAATGAGGGTTTAATATGATTTGTAAATCAAAAACAAATTGATTAGTTTTATTAACCCCCAAATTACCCCAGTCATGAAAAATATACTCCTATTATTACTTATAATAATCTTTTCTTGCGCTAAAGAAAAAGAGACTGTTTTTGACAACACTTTTAAAAAGAATAACAATCTTTTATACAGAAATGATG
Above is a genomic segment from Wenyingzhuangia fucanilytica containing:
- a CDS encoding membrane or secreted protein translates to MKLFLISLGLLALAFAGIAIKIWGKKDGKFSGTCASQNSQFNESGEPCGFCGKMPEDCENK
- a CDS encoding RNA polymerase sigma factor; the protein is MTSEDILFTHIKAAKRGDQTAYNYLLNLYWNDVFTFLQSKISDDTIDAEDITIITFSKAFDKIDTYNDDYGFRTWIFTIAKNLLIDELRKQKNITISLQDQNNEVYGLSDANPSPEDKIIIEQNLAELKRNIKKLKVKYQKVINLRYFQDMTYIEIANHLDEPINNVKVKLLRAKKLLAEIITNSENEN
- a CDS encoding glycosyltransferase; the encoded protein is MIHFGYYTIVFNFFNFTKTSQKANNNIPVSVIVCAKNEAENLKNYLPYLINQKYDEFELVLINDRSYDETADIFETYEQQYDFVKVVTIQETDYFYGNKKYALTLGIKAAKHDCLLLTDADCQPNSEYWIQEMANQFTQNKEVVLGYGAYQDIPKSFINKMIRYETLMTALQYFSFAQIGIPYMGVGRNLMYSKTLFLKNKGFHQHIRVMSGDDDLLINQIANKQNTAICFDENAHTTSPPKLDRKSWTTQKRRHISTANLYKPLHKFLLGLYTFNRLLFWLVLPASLIYVDNTNYQLIIAGLIAIKLISEYIVVGIAAKKLKEKGLVLFTPILDICLLFFQLYIFIYNNIHKPQKWS
- a CDS encoding ABC transporter permease encodes the protein MNFELFIANRLTKSQEYKNSVSSPIIKIAIIAIALGMMMMLISIATGVGLQRRIRDKVAGFNGHIVISNYDNNQSKTTQKPIDIHQKFYPKFTTVSGINHVQVFATRAGIIRTEKSFEGVVLKGVDKDYDWSFFKEYLVAGKVPVFGDKISKEVIVSKLIADRMHFKVGDSFDTFFIKEDPNTLPSRRVYKISGIYDTGFEEFDKNIMIGDINQVRGLNKWKNDQVGGFEVFVNDFNEIDKKSKEIYQEIDVTLDSQSLFEQYPQIFEWLQLFDGNIAVIIIIMIIVAGINMITALLVLILERTQIIGVLKTLGAKSWSIRKIFLYNASYIIGRGLLIGNVVGLLFIYLQYQFKFITLDPQNYYVHVAPVYITFSQIILLNIGTLVLCVLMMLIPSYIITRISPAQSVKFS
- a CDS encoding NRAMP family divalent metal transporter — protein: MKIKNKIQALGPGLLFAGAAIGVSHLVQSTRAGADFGFSLLWALIAVHIVKYPFFQFGARYANATGENLLNGYGKLHKGTLVAYYMINLASMFTIQAAVTLVTAGLAMNIFGLDGNATTISIIITFISAIILLIGRYQFLDKVMKIIVLTLTITTIGALFIASSKNNIPVNWTQKFHFEGVEIAFLIAFLGWMPAPLDVSIWQSLWSQAKQNQCPQKRSLKTTLLDFNAGYISTLILGVCFLGMGALVMFNSGEVFSNGALGFSKQLIEMYTKNIGGTAFIFIAVAAFTTMFSTTITALDASPRAMQTTAELLNFKKTKHAYTLWILFLSIGTIIIISFFTDQMLTLIKIATILSFLTAPFFAILNYKLITSEYTPVAYQPKLFLKILSLLGILFLIAFSAWYLTTLF
- the lipA gene encoding lipoyl synthase, giving the protein MSTESTTFKSVLPNKANNTTNPGTIPVGNKKPDWLRVKLPVGKKYTELRGLVDKYKLNTICTSGSCPNMGECWGDGTATFMILGNICTRSCGFCGVKTGKPETVEWDEPEKVARSIKIMSIEHAVITSVDRDDLKDGGSIIWAETIAAIRRANPNTTMETLIPDFQGDTKNIDRLITAAPEVISHNLETVRRLTREVRIQAQYDRSLEVLRYIKAQGQRRTKSGIMLGLGEKKEEVFESLRDLANANVDVVTLGQYLQPSKKHLPVKEYITPELFKEYEVYAKSLGFKHVESSALVRSSYHAKKHVN